The following nucleotide sequence is from Solanum dulcamara chromosome 7, daSolDulc1.2, whole genome shotgun sequence.
ACTTAATTATTTCATCGTCAgtgtaaaatattatttatactaTCACGTTACTCAAATAATATTGTGTATTGGCGTAGATATCGTTGGAATATTAGAATCTATACTATAAATCTTAAGGAAAACACAAACGCAACTATCCAATTAAGTTCATAATCTACGCAAAATGATGCTCTTTTACCAGTATTTTATGGGAAATTATGTCGTTATCAGAACATATTCTTTAATTCACAGTATGTTTGAATAAGTTAAATATGCATGGGCCAAATTAAAGCACCTTTAATTTAACTTTACAAACATCAATGGGAGACACCCAAAATGACTAGAGCaaggcaaaaaaaaaatgtctcCTACTTTTTACCATATTTTAAAGACCTTTTAGACTTTAGTAAATTATACAAAGTCGTCGTCTAAACATGTTTTATTTCCCATCACACCTTTTTTCTAACTatagtatattcaaatatatcttTATTGATtacaatattttgatgataaaCTTTAGGAGGCTTGGCATTGGAACAAAACTAGTTGAGAAGCTAGAAGGTTGGAGCAAAATAAATGGAGCAAAATATGCTTATATGGCGACGGACAGTAACAACCAAGCTTCGATCAAATTATTCACATCGAAATGCAATTACGCGAAATTTCGCACTCCTTCCGTGTTAGTACAACCAGTTCATGCTCACTTCAAGCCTATTGCATCCGACATTGCCATCGTTCGAGTTTCACCACAACTCTCTGAGTCATTCTATCGACGTATTTTCGCAAACTCGGAGTTTTTTCCCAAAGATATAGACCATATCCTAGATAACAAGCTTAATTTTGGTACTTTCATGGCCGTACCAAAGAAAACCCTCCTAAATTGGGATCCAAAAAGTGGATCTTTTCCACCAACTTTTGCTATACTAAGTGTGTGGAACACTAAGGAAATATACAAGCTACAAGTGAGAGGCATATCGTCGCTAAAATATGCCTGTTGTCTAGGGACTAGGGTTTTGGATTCGTGGATGCCATGGCTAAGGGTTCCTTCGATTCCTAATATTTTTAAGTCGTTTGGGTTTTATTTGTTGTATGGAATTCACATGGAAGGCAAAGATGGTCCAAGGCTCATGAAATCACTTTATGCGTTCGCGCACAATATGGGGAGAAATGATAAAGAGTGTCGTCTGTTGGTGTCTGAAGTTGGGCTTGACGATCCTGTTAGAGAGGCAATCCCGCGATGGAACAAGTTTTCATGGGGAGATTTATGGTGCATGAAGAAACTTGATGTCAATGAATCTCcggatgattggatggagtcacGAGTTTCTTCTTCATCAGTCATTTTCGTTGATCCGCGTGACTTCTAATTAGGTTTGCATGGAGGTTTAGATAAGCTTATGAGCAATTGTATATTCCAACCAAAACAACGACAACCCAAACATTTTGTGGTCGTCTATAACTCTATATtacattatttttcttattagtCTATTCCAAAAAGAATGTcatctttttatatttaaaaatcagtTTAATGACATATTTTAGACCAGAAATTCTAAACCTCTTTCTTACTTAAATCTAt
It contains:
- the LOC129895892 gene encoding probable N-acetyltransferase HLS1; translation: MSLNISEENLATYDTNNKKTEIVVRQYDEEKDKLAVEELEGQCDFGQRGQPSLFTDLMGDPISRIRNLPLHVMLVAEYGNDGEIVGIIRGCIKTVTRGNKGSTPCPVYVKIAYILGLRVSSHHRRLGIGTKLVEKLEGWSKINGAKYAYMATDSNNQASIKLFTSKCNYAKFRTPSVLVQPVHAHFKPIASDIAIVRVSPQLSESFYRRIFANSEFFPKDIDHILDNKLNFGTFMAVPKKTLLNWDPKSGSFPPTFAILSVWNTKEIYKLQVRGISSLKYACCLGTRVLDSWMPWLRVPSIPNIFKSFGFYLLYGIHMEGKDGPRLMKSLYAFAHNMGRNDKECRLLVSEVGLDDPVREAIPRWNKFSWGDLWCMKKLDVNESPDDWMESRVSSSSVIFVDPRDF